A single window of Dermacentor albipictus isolate Rhodes 1998 colony chromosome 1, USDA_Dalb.pri_finalv2, whole genome shotgun sequence DNA harbors:
- the fry gene encoding protein furry isoform X1, whose product MASQNNTDVKSWSNPASGGTSNNVSQSALVLPWGARKERQPFPPGIHFDTDVKPGEFVLRVLFAEFTLQAEKKIRTVLAEPLERPVSKSLQRGEDAVFDQLLSAFGSVAEHCLPSLLRTLFAWYDRQTVETVDMQRPRADSRAKSESEPRSDRDYLHERRDLAIEFIFCLVLIEVLKQLALHPGHEDLVGHIESLAFKHFRYRESSQTGPNAQNFNIVADLYAEVVAVLAQSRFQSVRKHFMAELKELRAKEPSPHTTQSIISLLMGMKFFRVKMAPIEEFEASFQFMQECASYFLEAKDKDVKHALAGLFVEILVPVAATVKTEVNVPCLKNFVEMLYSQTLDLCTKKKHSLALFPLVTCLLCVSQKLFFLQNWHCFLAMCLSHLKHRDPKMCRVALESLYRLLWVYMIRVKCESNTATQTRLQSIVNSLFPKGSKAVVPRDTPLNIFVKIIQFIAQERLDFAMKEIVFDLLSVGRPIKIILTPERMSIGLRAFLVVADSLQQKEGCPPMPRTVGVLPSGNTLRVKKTFINKVLTEDTAKSIGMSQYYYYVRKAFDDILKALDVQFGRPLMMTTTQNANKEPDDMITGERKPKIDLFRTCVAAVPRLIPDGMRRQDLVEMLSRLTVHMDEELRGLAFQALQNMVLDFPEWREDVIQGFIQFILQEVNDTFPQLLDNALRVLLQFLTTWKNALNGCGVKKEVPEIRIEQMTSALHLVEGVALVMLCNCRLSTRRLAAHILKETKVVMKLQLPPRAEEPVVDVIDRACPVAIEKCLPYLPASEKSAVLSAPVVDLQWLAERSSSAWTTGSPEGSTESSNRSPLDVLDLSCMDAWCACLMSFIHQDYVLKHCPTAVTQSWPIVTSRITCLFTHIELNPVNDNRASLLRTATVKKAPTERDVYLSLWRNYLLYACRVAPSNSNITVRYLSPDLSFSSSPENMSSDRAEHRFTGISNSGISATTLFKQIVPLLRSEQMDLRGAVVLGLSHVNSLALKDLMEELVGYIREAIDRKQENVRRRRRRDILRLQLTRLMESVAEHGTFGVSSCILDRDAGTLNTSFVEYIDGARLFLESENDKDVPEIVQEIKLHFCNFVHKLIKSFSLENHTHLLGHDLRRNLFYLFATWSGNLGVPFGVVEKRNSADESLTELEFSALQAMSSVLCCGPCMDPPGLNEESVIYHWLDSLLRSNDERLYHLAQETVVLLLDFNQDAGMLLDWLVDRCYTGEPQLADGCFTALATVFSVREYPCDHYMAIICVTLLNAGCPRANIQEMALQLLHILDHRFFHSKSALTIEEDLQDSIQLRHRSLSGDGLIIAGYPCSQEELCRQMAQVHPELTMRLFSEVTGRFQTARPEVRQNLLRCLLPWLGNMHLVDPHLTPGHPQELEALAPGERREGWGSAEATEMVLNNLFYLTAKFGDQHPKETEELWALLCRSGASNLRVVVRYLLIVAGLAPGELLPSAKRVALHMGRACPDRLLDALLAEMQLAETLGFSVERTETPPFFRLTSARKGSSSHSDDGNQAPDVAQERGTLHTKRRSTEDGSNECRGGSLRSNSSDRSRQDRSMLLSADEPRQESQPDEEPEALDNFALLRRAAESEAKPETPQPHPLPMPEYGGYYAPLSEFLPESSLPVVGFHRCNLAVMLLTDVVVSGVPLDWGPHLPMLLHVLFLGLDHARPLVHEHCTRLLLNLLVVVAQHRDHLGIARILLDNRVRQLGYGIHSQPRVLTTTNFTEPVSMIDAASAHPTPATAATLVQDQSSTSQCNTATSSSTTTTMTTTITTGCQTNAQSSSNQPNLESTVRIKLGGTDLEQDLCCLRPIEATIKALTDFLASKKDSPLWAYEDITAKVWTVKSAEQLSTFVHHVVTVFKDSLPQAHIEQRWAQVALQLALSCSSRHYAGRSLQIFRALRVPITTRMLVDILSRLVETVAEQGEDMQGYVTELMLTLEEGVDSLDTNLRIDDLMREIFQSAPNIAGKDNRRSAPPPLDSPVGTPFVSHIRSTSYSVSYSGKKLPESPTSDCRESRSRAYTDDEARLRGNSLGRSRSALSLKMADEQYTQEDKMTLLAQFFWIAVSLLDSDYEHEFLLALRLLDKVLSKQPLENTDFLEKVDKIQHQMKWPGFPGLHALLLKGCTSPAAFDQTINILCQLTHHLDVPVVDPTESLAFPFHVMALLPYLLLNFDDPAPLCVRAARAIAQVCMERSQKLENLATVMTLYSQHSFSKENLQWTKCVVKYLYDAYSHVFIGIVSFLVETVEKGPPSLMQHMLNVLYCILLYMDIQSAAQTINADLLRAIARHVEGSHWKDVLKILKHVVARSSSLAAPPSSVPASLSGVTTADCISIASSTSFAESEFSAKRELPGRTIDFTFDLSITPVVGLNPDTKEESNETKEEKSSPRRSLSHNHSFSENGSLGGWRRPWLSQGRTREHLISLLTACGQRVGLPKSPSVIFSQTSDVAERQSSMCSSTEEVSATNNDVSADSKLDDGTHSDQQFGIFKDFDFLEYELESQEGESMDNFNWGVRRRSPPNFEVQCTGAVQPSGSDSSITVRYSVATPRREESSDDDAGSVSPLYDHSELPSCTSSLVFPAISLPLKGSFRRPGSPVSVSSQSFVSDGDLTLSNTSPSFSPLTATAPPLDDAEDAWRASLRRLMAASPEDTSSIYQTLGRLLRESFRKVSRMTRESCQLLSGTDCLRRVTALFLNVLDVLATQAELPFVYVDPQVTSIGRGGAVTERLRCLVLEEQEHWETFLEKREHLVEAADAVRSGAKLEALGESLSQELLLEQRLDLCRALYRLHFQVLLLLEGYRRLLEQLGWAAPQWQLADLSQELTAVRSEVLRSIEDTESERLSPPPPQGAESADPEDTLAALLNERRWAEVARHLHGQHSPGEEEDLEAVLAAYCQHLSQQRAGMPPFFAMTHPDPDLAVVGQRLRELSLQLSSALHALDIGAVAGAMVTSPDHTCIFDSSLFRKSDC is encoded by the exons ATGGCTTCGCAGAATAATACCGATGTCAAAAGCTGGTCGAATCCCGCCAGTGGCGGCACGAGCAACAACGTGAGCCAATCTGCATTAGTTCTTCCGTGGGGTGCTCGCAAGGAGCGACAGCCATTTCCCCCGGGAATACACTTTGATACTGATGTCAAACCCGGCGAATTTGTGTTGCGCGTGCTCTTTGCAGAGTTTACACTGCAAGCGGAGAAAAAAATTCGTACTGTGCTCGCTGAGCCACTGGAGCGACCAGTTTCCAAGTCATTGCAACGGGGCGAGGATGCTGTGTTCGATCAGCTGCTGTCCGCGTTCGGTTCAGTGGCCGAGCACTGCCTACCATCGTTACTGCGCACCCTGTTTGCATGGTATGACCGGCAAACAGTAGAGACCGTCGATATGCAGAGGCCGCGCGCGGACTCGCGGGCCAAGAGTGAGTCTGAACCCCGCAGTGACCGTGACTACTTGCACGAACGCAGGGATCTTGCGATTGAGTTCATCTTCTGCCTGGTGCTCATCGAAGTGCTCAAGCAGCTGGCACTACACCCGGGGCACGAAGATCTGGTCGGCCACATCGAATCACTGGCCTTCAAGCACTTTCGCTACCGCGAAAGTTCCCAGACAGGCCCAAACGCCCAGAATTTCAACATTGTAGCAGACTTGTACGCCGAAGTAGTGGCTGTGCTGGCGCAGTCGCGATTCCAATCGGTGCGCAAACATTTCATGGCTGAGCTGAAGGAGCTTCGTGCCAAGGAGCCAAGCCCTCACACAACACAGAGCATCATTAGCTTACTAATGGGCATGAAATTCTTCCGCGTAAAGATGGCACCCATAGAGGAGTTTGAAGCTTCGTTCCAGTTCATGCAAGAATGTGCCAGTTACTTCCTCGAGGCCAAGGACAAGGATGTCAAACATGCCCTTGCTGGCCTTTTTGTCGAAATTCTTGTTCCTGTTGCTGCGACTGTCAAGACGGAAGTTAATGTACCATGTCTGAAAAACTTTGTCGAAATGTTGTACTCGCAAACCCTTGACCTGTGCACCAAGAAAAAGCACAGCCTGGCATTGTTTCCGCTGGTCACCTGTTTGCTTTGTGTGAGCCAAAAACTATTTTTCCTTCAGAATTGGCACTGCTTTCTTGCAATGTGTCTCTCTCACCTCAAGCATCGGGATCCAAAAATGTGTCGTGTGGCACTAGAGTCACTGTACCGACTGCTTTGGGTATACATGATTCGTGTAAAGTGCGAAAGCAACACGGCTACACAGACTAGGCTTCAGAGCATTGTTAACTCACTTTTCCCCAAGGGATCCAAGGCAGTTGTACCACGAGACACCCCACTGAACATTTTTGTCAAGATCATTCAGTTCATAGCGCAGGAGCGCCTTGACTTTGCCATGAAGGAAATTGTTTTTGACCTGCTGTCTGTTGGCAGGCCAATCAAGATAATTCTTACCCCTGAGAGAATGAGCATTGGACTGCGGGCTTTCCTCGTGGTTGCAGACAGCCTGCAACAAAAAGAGGGCTGTCCACCAATGCCTCGAACTGTTGGTGTTCTTCCATCGGGAAACACCCTCAGAGTCAAAAAGACCTTTATTAACAAAGTGCTCACAGAGGACACTGCCAAGAGCATTGGCATGTCTCAGTACTACTACTATGTTCGAAAGGCTTTTGATGACATCCTCAAAGCACTTGACGTCCAGTTTGGTAGACCTCTAATGATGACTACAACACAAAATGCCAACAAGGAACCAGATGACATGATAACAGGGGAGCGAAAACCCAAGATTGACCTTTTTCGCACCTGTGTTGCTGCAGTGCCGCGACTCATTCCTGATGGAATGCGAAGGCAAGATCTAGTGGAGATGCTGTCAAGGTTGACAGTTCACATGGATGAGGAACTGCGTGGTTTGGCATTTCAGGCACTGCAGAACATGGTGTTGGACTTTCCAGAATGGAGAGAGGATGTCATTCAAGGTTTCATCCAGTTTATTCTTCAGGAAGTCAATGACACATTTCCACAACTGCTGGACAATGCCTTGCGTGTGCTGTTACAGTTCTTAACCACATGGAAGAATGCTCTGAATGGATGTGGCGTCAAGAAAGAGGTGCCGGAGATACGAATCGAACAGATGACAAGTGCCTTGCATCTTGTTGAGGGTGTGGCTTTGGTAATGCTCTGCAACTGTAGGTTGTCTACACGACGTCTTGCAGCTCACATCCTCAAGGAGACCAAGGTTGTAATGAAACTGCAGCTGCCACCACGTGCAGAAGAGCCCGTTGTGGATGTCATTGACCGAGCTTGCCCAGTTGCCATCGAAAAGTGTCTGCCCTACCTTCCAGCTTCAGAGAAGTCGGCAGTCCTGTCTGCACCAGTCGTGGATCTACAGTGGCTGGCCGAGCGATCCAGCTCAGCCTGGACTACAGGCAGCCCCGAAGGCAGTACAGAAAGCTCCAACAGAAGTCCCTTGGATGTTCTAGATTTGTCTTGCATGGATGCCTGGTGTGCATGCCTCATGAGTTTCATCCACCAGGACTATGTTCTGAAGCATTGTCCTACAGCTGTGACACAGTCATGGCCGATTGTGACCTCTCGGATCACTTGCCTCTTCACTCACATCGAACTCAATCCAGTAAATGACAACCGAGCTTCACTTCTTCGTACTGCAACTGTCAAAAAGGCACCCACAGAAAGGGATGTGTATCTCAGCCTGTGGAGAAACTACCTTCTTTATGCCTGCCGTGTTGCACCTTCCAACAGCAACATCACCGTTCGCTATCTATCGCCTGACCTGAGCTTCAGCTCTTCCCCCGAGAACATGTCTTCTGACCGGGCTGAACATAGGTTTACAGGCATCAGCAACAGTGGAATAAGTGCTACTACATTGTTCAAGCAGATTGTGCCCCTTTTAAGGAGTGAACAAATGGATTTGAGAGGAGCTGTCGTCCTCGGGTTGTCGCATGTCAACAGTCTTGCGCTCAAGGACTTGATGGAAGAACTGGTTGGCTACATCCGAGAAGCTATTGACAGAAAGCAGGAGAATGTACGTCGCAGGAGACGACGTGACATACTTCGCCTCCAGCTTACACGACTGATGGAATCTGTTGCCGAGCATGGTACCTTCGGTGTGAGTTCCTGCATTCTGGATCGTGATGCTGGCACACTCAACACGTCTTTTGTTGAGTACATCGATGGGGCACGACTCTTCCTTGAAAGTGAGAATGACAAGGACGTGCCCGAAATTGTGCAGGAGATAAAGCTTCACTTCTGCAACTTCGTCCATAAGCTCATCAAGAGCTTTTCTTTGGAGAATCACACTCACCTCCTTGGCCATGATCTGAGGCGCAACCTTTTCTATCTCTTCGCCACATGGAGCGGAAATCTGGGCGTGCCCTTTGGCGTTGTGGAGAAGCGAAATTCGGCTGACGAGAGCCTCACGGAATTGGAATTCTCAGCACTCCAGGCAATGTCCTCTGTTCTCTGCTGTGGACCATGCATGGACCCGCCTGGCCTGAATGAAGAGAGCGTCATCTACCACTGGTTGGACAGCCTGCTTAGGTCCAATGATGAAAGGTTGTACCACCTGGCCCAAGAGACGGTTGTCCTGTTGTTGGACTTCAATCAAGACGCGGGCATGCTGTTGGACTGGCTCGTGGACCGCTGCTACACCGGGGAGCCTCAGCTGGCAGACGGGTGTTTCACAGCACTTGCAACGGTGTTTAGTGTGCGTGAATACCCGTGCGACCACTACATGGCCATCATCTGTGTTACGCTTCTGAATGCTGGTTGTCCGAGGGCAAACATTCAGGAGATggcgctgcagctgctgcacATTCTTGACCATCGCTTCTTCCACTCCAAGTCAGCCCTCACCATAGAGGAAGACCTACAGGACAGCATACAACTGCGTCATCGTTCCCTCTCTGGTGACGGTCTCATCATAGCTGGCTACCCTTGCTCCCAG GAAGAGCTGTGCCGTCAGATGGCTCAGGTTCACCCTGAGCTGACCATGCGGCTCTTCTCGGAGGTGACAGGACGGTTCCAGACAGCACGGCCAGAAGTGCGCCAGAATTTGCTTCGGTGCCTGCTGCCCTGGCTGGGAAACATGCACCTCGTTGATCCACACTTGACCCCTGGCCATCCTCAGGAGCTTGA GGCTTTAGCACCAGGTGAACGTCGAGAGGGCTGGGGATCAGCTGAAGCCACAGAAATGGTGCTGAACAACTTGTTCTACTTGACAGCAAAGTTTGGGGACCAGCATCCCAAG GAGACAGAAGAACTGTGGGCCCTGCTGTGTCGCAGTGGGGCCTCCAATTTGCGAGTGGTGGTGCGTTACCTGCTGATTGTGGCGGGGTTAGCCCCCGGGGAGCTGCTCCCATCAGCCAAGCGCGTGGCATTACACATGGGGCGTGCCTGCCCTGATCGACTGCTGGATGCCCTCCTTGCCGAGATGCAGCTGGCTGAGACACTGGGTTTCTCAGTCGAGCGAACTGAGACACCACCATTCTTCCGTCTCACCAGTGCCCGCAAGGGCAGCAGCAGCCACTCAGATGACGGCAACCAG GCTCCAGATGTTGCCCAGGAACGCGGCACACTGCACACCAAGCGACGCAGCACAGAGGACGGGTCAAACGAGTGTCGAGGTGGTTCTCTGAGGAGCAACTCTAGTGACCGGTCGCGACAAGACCGCTCAATGTTGCTGTCTGCTGACGAACCCAGG CAGGAGTCCCAGCCAGATGAAGAGCCAGAAGCACTGGACAACTTTGCCTTGCTGCGTCGGGCGGCTGAGTCAGAAGCAAAGCCAGAGACACCTCAGCCACATCCCTTGCCAATGCCAGAATACGGTGGCTATTATGCACCACTGTCCGAGTTTCTTCCCGAAAGCTCTCTGCCTGTGGTAGGCTTTCACAG ATGTAACTTGGCGGTCATGCTACTTACGGATGTTGTGGTGAGCGGCGTGCCTCTGGATTGGGGGCCTCACCTGCCCATGCTGCTCCACGTGCTCTTCCTTGGGCTCGACCATGCTCGACCACTTGTGCACGAACACTGCACTCGCCTCTTGCTCAATTTGCTTGTCGTTGTGGCTCAGCACAGGGACCACCTGGGGATTGCACGCATCCTTCTGGACAACCGTGTTCGTCAACTGGGTTATGGCATACATTCGCAGCCACGTGTGCTCACCACCACCAACTTTACGGAGCCAGTGTCAATGATTGATGCCGCGTCTGCTCACCCTACACCAGCAACTGCAGCCACCTTGGTTCAAGACCAGTCATCAACCAGCCAGTGCAACACAGCTACCTcatcgtcaacaacaacaactatgACAACGACGATAACCACAGGATGCCAAACCAATGCTCAGTCTAGCAGCAACCAGCCTAACTTGGAGTCCACTGTGCGAATCAAGCTGGGAGGCACAGACCTAGAACAAGATCTTTGTTGTTTACGGCCCATTGAAGCAACAATCAAGGCCCTAACTGACTTCCTTGCTTCTAAGAAAGACTCACCCCTATGGGCTTATGAAGATATCACAGCCAAAGTGTGGACCGTGAAAAGTGCGGAGCAGCTGAGCACATTTGTTCATCATGTGGTGACCGTGTTCAAGGACTCGCTTCCGCAGGCTCACATAGAGCAGCGGTGGGCACAAGTTGCCCTGCAGCTGGCACTTTCGTGCTCATCACGTCACTATGCAGGCCGTTCGCTGCAGATCTTTCGTGCATTGCGCGTGCCAATAACGACTCGCATGCTGGTTGACATCTTGTCGCGGCTTGTTGAAACTGTCGCCGAACAGGGAGAAGACATGCAGGGTTATGTAACAGAGCTAATGCTCACCCTTGAGGAAGGTGTTGACTCTCTGGACACAAACCTCAGAATTGATGATCTGATGCGAGAGATTTTTCAGTCAGCACCAAATATTGCTGGTAAAGATAACCGAAGGAGTGCTCCCCCACCCTTGGACTCTCCAGTTGGAACCCCGTTTGTTTCTCACATACGCAGCACTTCGTACTCAGTCTCCTACTCTGGAAAAAAGCTGCCCGAAAGTCCAACATCTGACTGCCGTGAGTCCAGGTCACGTGCATACACAGACGACGAGGCAAGATTGCGGGGCAACAGCCTGGGACGTTCTCGCAGCGCTCTCTCACTGAAGATGGCTGATGAACAGTACACTCAAGAAGATAAAATGACCTTGTTggcacagttcttttggatcgcTGTGTCCCTTCTTGATTCTGACTATGAGCATGAGTTCCTACTTGCCCTGCGCTTGTTGGACAAGGTGCTCAGCAAGCAGCCGCTAGAGAACACAGACTTCCTGGAAAAAGTAGATAAAATCCAGCACCAGATGAAGTGGCCTGGCTTTCCTGGACTGCATGCACTGCTGCTTAAGGGTTGCACCAGTCCAGCTGCATTTGACCAGACCATCAACATCCTTTGCCAGCTGACCCATCACCTAGACGTGCCAGTTGTGGACCCTACAGAATCGCTGGCTTTCCCATTTCATGTAATGGCACTGCTGCCGTACCTACTCTTGAACTTCGATGACCCTGCTCCATTGTGCGTCCGTGCTGCAAGGGCCATTGCCCAGGTGTGCATGGAGCGATCGCAAAAGCTGGAAAACCTTGCCACAGTAATGACTCTCTACAGCCAGCACTCTTTCAGCAAAGAGAACCTGCAGTGGACCAAGTGTGTGGTCAAGTACCTCTATGACGCCTACTCTCATGTATTCATTGGCATCGTCTCTTTCCTTGTTGAGACAGTGGAAAAAGGACCTCCCTCATTAATGCAGCATATGCTCAATGTCCTCTACTGTATTCTCCTCTACATGGACATACAAAGTGCGGCACAGACAATCAATGCTGACCTTCTGCGAGCCATTGCTCGCCACGTGGAGGGCTCTCACTGGAAGGACGTGTTAAAGATCTTGAAGCATGTTGTGGCTCGGTCATCCAGCTTGGCTGCACCACCTTCGTCAGTTCCTGCGTCCCTTTCGGGTGTAACCACAGCTGATTGCATTAGCATTGCCTCCAGCACTTCATTTGCGGAATCCGAGTTTTCTGCCAAACGAGAGCTGCCCGGTCGCACCATTGATTTTACGTTTGACCTCTCCATAACTCCCGTCGTAGGCCTAAACCCAGACACCAAAGAGGAGTCTAATGAGACCAAAGAAGAGAAGAGCTCCCCAAGGCGTAGCTTGTCGCATAATCATTCTTTCAGTGAAAATGGCTCTCTCGGTGGCTGGAGGCGCCCTTGGCTGTCACAGGGACGAACTCGTGAGCATCTCATCAGCCTGTTGACGGCCTGTGGCCAACGTGTTGGGCTTCCTAAAAGTCCCTCGGTCATTTTCAGCCAGACCAGCGATGTTGCCGAGCGTCAGTCCTCCATGTGCAGCAGCACGGAGGAGGTGTCTGCCACCAACAACGATGTCTCGGCTGACAGCAAACTGGACGATGGCACGCACAGTGACCAGCAGTTTGGCATCTTCAAGGACTTTGATTTCCTTGAGTACGAGCTGGAAAGTCAGGAAGGCGAGAGCATGGACAACTTCAACTGGGGAGTACGGCGCCGGTCGCCCCCCAATTTCGAGGTGCAGTGCACGGGTGCGGTCCAGCCCTCTGGATCTGACTCGAGCATCACTGTGCGCTACAGTGTCGCGACACCCAGGCGGGAAGAGTCCTCTGATGATGATGCTGGTAGTGTTTCACCCCTTTACGATCACTCGGAGCTGCCAAGTTGCACAAGCAGCCTTGTCTTCCCTGCAATTTCATTACCTCTTAAAGGCAGCTTTCGGAGACCTGGAAGCCCTGTGTCAGTATCATCACAGAGCTTTGTCAGTGATGGTGACCTCACCCTTAGCAATACTTCTCCGAGCTTTTCTCCACTTACTGCGACTGCACCGCCACTTGATGATGCGGAAGATGCTTGGAGAGCGAGCCTACGCCGCCTGATGGCTGCCTCCCCAGAGGACACCAGTTCCATCTACCAGACTCTGGGGCGCCTGCTACGGGAGTCATTCCGCAAAGTCTCCCGCATGACACGAGAGTCCTGCCAGCTACTGTCTGGCACTGACTGCCTACGCCGTGTGACTGCCCTGTTTCTCAACGTGCTTGATGTGCTGGCCACTCAAGCGGAACTGCCCTTCGTCTATGTAGACCCCCAAGTGACTTCCATA